The DNA region ccatttggatgatacagaagaggcacgggagaaggttttgtgctcagatgacatcaaaatggaactttttggtcataattccactaaccatgtttggaggaggacgagtgatgcgttccatcccaagaacaccgtccctactgtgaagcatgggggtgctagcgtcatgctttgggggtgtttttctgcacatgggacaggacgactgcaatgtattaaggggaggatgaccgcggacatgtattgtgacattttggggaacgacctctttccctcagttgggtcgtggctgggtctttcaacatgacaatgacccgaagcacacagccagcaaaaccgaggagtggctccggaagaagcatatcaaggttctggcgtggcctagccagtctccagacctaaacccaatagacaATCtgtggagggagcagaaacctgtctgatctagagaagatctgtgtggaggagtgggccaaaatccctcctgccgtgtgtgcaaacctggtgaacaagtacaggaaacatttgacctctgtaattgcaaacaaaggctactgtaccaaatattaacattggttttctcaggtgttcaaatacttatttgcagctgtatcacacaaataaaaataatacattttgatttctggatttttctttttagaatatctctctcacggcggacatgcacctacgatgaaaatttcagacccctcagtgatttctaagtgggagaacttgcaaaatagcagggtgttcaaatacttattttcttcactgtatattgcaaCAAAAAGTTTCCACATAGTTGGCTCAGTCATCGTTTGTCAATATTAGTTCAAAACGCTAAATACATTTGTGCAAAACAGCGGGTAGCGTTGAAGGCTCGACGGCAGGTTTTGAAACCTGACcaccaaaatgttttcacaatTGAAGTTCTTAAAACGAAACAGTCCCACGCCACGAAGAAAGGACAACAAATGGTGGATTTGATCCATTGCTAGTTAAAAAAATttccttttcatccattttACCACCTCACAGTATAGTTCGTTTGAATTTCTCAAACTTATGAACGTCACGAGTGAAGATCTCGGCCTTCCCAGCCAAGTGGGTCTTCTGCACGGAGGACagcaatcagaggaaaggggagggtcttagccaaatatggataaAGCGGACACGAaattgggtcaaacagaagtagctgccagagggtttttttttttcctagataTTCGTATGACAAAAGTTGACCCTTTCCTAACTAGTCCATGTTAGTCTAAATATCCAATCTACAGGACTGACCTTTAACTACGCTAGTGAACTGAGCTGTACTGCTCGGTGGGAATGTGTATAACCGTCTTTATTGATTGACGCGGCGGCAGCTATAGTACGACGCAGCTCTCACCATTCCAGTTCCGAAGCTTTACCGTGGAACTTATTGACGTGCCTGTTCCGGTCTCCGCTCTGCCTGAAGGTCTGCGCGCAGTGCGGGCACGAGTACGGCCGCTCTCCCGTGTGGATGCGGGCGTGCACCATCAGCTTGTGCTTGCTGACGAAGTTCTTATTGCAGCTGACGCAGGCGTACGGCTTGTCCCCCGTGTGGTAGCGCTGGTGCATCCTCAGCTCCGTCATGCGGCCGTAGGTCCTGCCGCAGTCGGCGCAGGCGAAGCTGGGCGGCGCGTCCATGTGCCGCCTGCTGTGCAGGTGCAGTCCGCTGGCCGAGCGGAAGGCCTTGTTGCACTGCGAGCACGCGAAGGGCTTCTCGCCGGTGTGGGAGTAAACGTGCTGCTTCAGGTTGGCGGCCGTCGGGAAGCCGTTGCCGCAGTGCGTGCACAGGTGGGGCCGCTCGCCCGTGTGGAGGCTCAGGTGCTTCTCTAGCTTGCTGGCGTTGAGGAAGGAGCGGCCGCAGATGTCGCAGCTGAGCGGCGACTCGCCCTTGTGGCCGTCCAGGTGCTCCGTCAGCTCGGCCAGCGTGGCGAAGGCGCGGTTGCAGCGCGTGCAGTTGTACGGGCGCTCTTTCCGGAACTTCCTGTGCTTCAGGCAGTGGCGCTCTAACTCCTCGTTGTGCTCGAAGGTGTCCATGCAGTAGGTGCACTGGTAGGGTCTCTCCTCCCTGTGGGACTGGAGGTGATACTTGAAAGCGGTGAGCTTGAGGAAGACCTCCTGGCAGTGCGGACACTTGTTCTCGCGCCGGTCGTGCACCTCCTCGTGGCGCTTGTAGTGCGAGAGGTTGCTGAAGTGCTTGCGGCACGTGGCGCAGTAGTAGTGCTCTTCTTCGTGCTTCTGCTCGTGCTTCTTCAGCGCGTTCTCCACCTTGAAGTTCTTCCCGCAGACGCTGCACAGGTAAGAAGCATTATGCGCCTCCACGTGCGCCTCCAGCTCCTCCCGGCTGCCGAAGTTCTGGTCGCACCGCGGGCACGTTCCGCTGTTTTCCTTGGCGTGCTTCCTCAGGTGTTTCTTCAGGTCGTCCACCAAGACGAAGCTCTTGCGACATTGGGCGCAGGTGTAGCAATCCGCGTGCGAGGCCTTGCAGTTCACCAGGATGTGCCGCTTCAAGTGGTACCTGCGGCCAAACACTTTGCCACAGTCTTCGCAGATGAGGGTGTGAGGGCCACGGGGGATCTCCTTATGCGACGTGAGGTGGGTCTCCAGGTGGGTCCGCTCCTTGAAGCTCTCGTTGCAGGCCGGGCACGTCAGCTTGCCCGCGTGAGTCTTCTGGTGCTCCTTCAGCTTTAACCAGCTGGCGAACGCCTTGCCGCACCGGTGGCAGACGTACGGCCGCGAGCCGTGCTTCTGCCGCTGGTGCCGGCTCAAGTGGTACGACTGGCTGAAGGCGCGCGAGCAGTCGGCGCACCGGAACGGCTTCTCTTtggtgtgcgtgcgcatgtggCGGTTGAGCTTGTCGGCGCGGCGGAACATCATGTTGCACACGGCGCAGACGTGGGTCTTCTTGCAGGGGACGCTTGCGCCCCACCCGACGTCAAGAGAAAGCGGCGCCGTTTCCGCCTCAACACCGAGATGCGATTGGTCCTTTTCATCGGATTTACTGTCCGCAACGTTGACGCTGGACGACGTCCGTAGCGTCGCTGAATCGTCAACGCTACAGACATCGCCCATCAACGGTTCCATCATGTCGGTTTCCACTTCCTCAATATTGGTTTGGCTCTCCCCGCCTGGTGTCGGTTCGACTCCTTCCCGTCTGTCCTCCCCGTGAGATGCCACGTGTTGTAAAAACGTGTCGTTGTCCAGCAACTTGTCAGGACAGTGGGGGCACAGGAGAAACTGCGGCACGTGCGTCTTCTTGTGGCTCTTGAGCTCCGCCGCGCTCCAGAAGCTGTCGCAGCAGGTCGGGCACACGTGCTGGGCGGCGTTGTGCTGGACTCGCATGTGCCGCGTCAGGTGGTACGACTGGCTGAAGACGGTGGCGCAAGCCGGGCAGCGGAAGGGTTTCTCCTGCGTGTGCGTCCTCGTGTGCCTCGCCAGCTTGTGGGCGCTGGCGAAGTGTTTGTCAACGCAGACGGAACAAGAAAAACGTTTCAGCGTCTTCCTGTTGCCATCCGGACTCGGCTTGTCCAAGATTGCCTCCGGTTTTAAGTCAAGTGAT from Syngnathoides biaculeatus isolate LvHL_M chromosome 9, ASM1980259v1, whole genome shotgun sequence includes:
- the LOC133505707 gene encoding zinc finger protein 665-like translates to MGEVTVVEDLVKPEPQLIILAPPPSFLPSADEPSTVWPKWLNAFERYLGALDDEKLTDKSKCMLLENCMGQEGQRVFAALVPREQTYAAAVSALTAYFTAGRISRERLLRFYQRAQMAGESTDQFVAALEALLAPGDRAGDDLILNQLIEKTKWPQLRQQLRSQKETLTLAAALRIAKEVELVLNGDVKPVVQRRKRGRPRRGETVVVQTQRSTCEVNCSHEKPLHELGVDENIDYTVDNKDKNSNGCSSLDLKPEAILDKPSPDGNRKTLKRFSCSVCVDKHFASAHKLARHTRTHTQEKPFRCPACATVFSQSYHLTRHMRVQHNAAQHVCPTCCDSFWSAAELKSHKKTHVPQFLLCPHCPDKLLDNDTFLQHVASHGEDRREGVEPTPGGESQTNIEEVETDMMEPLMGDVCSVDDSATLRTSSSVNVADSKSDEKDQSHLGVEAETAPLSLDVGWGASVPCKKTHVCAVCNMMFRRADKLNRHMRTHTKEKPFRCADCSRAFSQSYHLSRHQRQKHGSRPYVCHRCGKAFASWLKLKEHQKTHAGKLTCPACNESFKERTHLETHLTSHKEIPRGPHTLICEDCGKVFGRRYHLKRHILVNCKASHADCYTCAQCRKSFVLVDDLKKHLRKHAKENSGTCPRCDQNFGSREELEAHVEAHNASYLCSVCGKNFKVENALKKHEQKHEEEHYYCATCRKHFSNLSHYKRHEEVHDRRENKCPHCQEVFLKLTAFKYHLQSHREERPYQCTYCMDTFEHNEELERHCLKHRKFRKERPYNCTRCNRAFATLAELTEHLDGHKGESPLSCDICGRSFLNASKLEKHLSLHTGERPHLCTHCGNGFPTAANLKQHVYSHTGEKPFACSQCNKAFRSASGLHLHSRRHMDAPPSFACADCGRTYGRMTELRMHQRYHTGDKPYACVSCNKNFVSKHKLMVHARIHTGERPYSCPHCAQTFRQSGDRNRHVNKFHGKASELEW